A genome region from Crossiella equi includes the following:
- a CDS encoding TetR/AcrR family transcriptional regulator has translation MTERRARRHDPGRRDRLITTALAVIAERGVAATSHRDIARAADVPLGSMTYHFASLEEVLAEAFTRHADGVARMFEQRMDQAPDTAAATEAVIEHVCADLLSDTHDLVLTIELYGAAARRPALREVTQAWMGRSRRALERHFDPVTARQLDALLEGLVLHSALSTDPMTPDQVRAAVLRLLG, from the coding sequence GTGACCGAGCGGCGGGCCCGGCGGCACGACCCGGGCAGGCGGGACCGGCTCATCACCACCGCGCTGGCCGTGATCGCCGAGCGCGGGGTGGCCGCCACCTCGCACCGGGACATCGCGCGTGCCGCCGACGTGCCGCTGGGCTCGATGACCTACCACTTCGCCTCCCTGGAGGAGGTGCTGGCGGAGGCGTTCACCCGGCACGCGGACGGCGTGGCGCGGATGTTCGAGCAGCGCATGGACCAGGCACCGGACACCGCCGCGGCCACCGAGGCGGTGATCGAGCACGTGTGCGCGGACCTGCTCAGCGACACGCACGACCTGGTGCTGACCATCGAGCTGTACGGGGCGGCCGCGCGCCGGCCCGCGCTGCGCGAGGTCACCCAGGCCTGGATGGGCCGCAGCCGCCGGGCCCTGGAACGCCACTTCGACCCGGTCACCGCCCGCCAGCTGGACGCCCTGCTGGAGGGCCTGGTGCTGCACAGCGCCCTGTCCACCGACCCGATGACCCCGGACCAGGTCCGCGCCGCCGTGCTGCGCCTGCTGGGCTAG
- a CDS encoding aminoglycoside 6-adenylyltransferase: protein MITEAGLAAWAAGRADIRLVLRTGSRARQDGTRDEHSDHDIEVYTENPERYGDGDWLSELGEVLVSVGLEGPYRNPARLVLFTSGEKADFQLLPLARLDELAAGLDDLHSRGYQVLHDPEGLAARLPAPEGPIPPEPPTEEEFQELCAEFWFELAHLPRYLARGELWVVKSRDATCKQLLETVIEWYARALGADDTWHGGTRMRTWAPEVWPRLAALFGSFDAEGARAAAHATGELFAELSRAVARAHGFSYRAEPELAVLPQLYVRSYT, encoded by the coding sequence ATGATCACCGAGGCTGGGCTGGCCGCCTGGGCCGCCGGGCGCGCGGACATCCGGCTGGTGCTGCGCACCGGCTCGCGCGCCCGACAGGACGGCACGCGGGACGAGCACTCCGACCACGACATCGAGGTCTACACGGAGAACCCGGAACGGTACGGGGACGGCGACTGGCTCTCCGAGCTGGGCGAGGTGCTGGTCAGCGTCGGGCTGGAGGGTCCGTACCGGAACCCGGCCCGGCTGGTGCTGTTCACCAGCGGCGAGAAGGCCGACTTCCAGCTGCTGCCGCTGGCGCGCCTGGACGAGCTGGCGGCGGGGCTGGACGACCTGCACTCGCGCGGCTACCAGGTGCTGCACGACCCGGAGGGCCTGGCCGCCCGGCTGCCCGCGCCGGAGGGCCCGATCCCGCCGGAGCCGCCGACCGAGGAGGAGTTCCAGGAGCTGTGTGCGGAGTTCTGGTTCGAGCTCGCGCACCTGCCGCGCTACCTGGCGCGCGGGGAGCTGTGGGTGGTCAAGTCCCGCGACGCCACCTGCAAACAGCTGCTGGAGACGGTCATCGAGTGGTACGCGCGGGCCTTGGGCGCGGACGACACCTGGCACGGCGGCACCCGCATGCGGACCTGGGCCCCGGAGGTGTGGCCGAGGCTGGCCGCGCTGTTCGGCTCCTTCGACGCCGAGGGCGCCCGGGCCGCCGCGCACGCCACGGGCGAGCTGTTCGCCGAGCTGTCCCGCGCGGTCGCCCGGGCGCACGGGTTCTCCTACCGGGCCGAACCGGAGCTGGCGGTCCTCCCCCAGCTTTATGTACGCTCGTACACATGA
- a CDS encoding sigma-70 family RNA polymerase sigma factor → MTTTKRAEPAELDDERGLLTQYLRQVGSTKLLTAPEEVVLARRIEAGVYAAELLRTGARSDPELARVVREGQLAKDHMIRANLRLVVSVARKYQRRGLSFLDLIQEGNLGLIRAVEKFDYAKGFKFSTYATWWIRQAVDRGIAMQSRGVRLPVHVVEELTKVAKTERTLQLRLHREPTAAEVAEAAGTTEKRVTELRGLAKDAISLDTPVGDTGETRVGDLIEDTEVLQAADVVEYGAFARELRALIDTLAPREAMIITLRYGLHDGKQHTLQEVAEYVGLTRERVRQLEKQAIQQLRAPVRREQLVAWAG, encoded by the coding sequence ATGACGACGACCAAGCGTGCCGAACCGGCCGAGCTGGACGACGAACGCGGGCTGCTCACCCAGTACCTGCGCCAGGTGGGCTCGACCAAGCTGCTGACCGCGCCGGAGGAGGTGGTGCTGGCCCGGCGCATCGAGGCCGGGGTGTACGCCGCCGAGCTGCTGCGCACCGGGGCGCGCTCCGACCCGGAGCTGGCGCGGGTCGTGCGGGAGGGCCAGCTCGCCAAGGACCACATGATCCGCGCCAACCTGCGCCTGGTGGTGTCGGTGGCGCGCAAGTACCAGCGGCGCGGGCTGTCCTTCCTGGACCTCATCCAGGAAGGCAACCTCGGGCTCATCCGCGCCGTGGAGAAGTTCGACTACGCCAAGGGATTCAAGTTCTCCACCTACGCCACCTGGTGGATCCGGCAGGCGGTGGACCGCGGCATCGCCATGCAGAGCCGGGGCGTGCGGCTGCCGGTGCACGTGGTGGAGGAGCTGACCAAGGTGGCCAAGACCGAGCGCACCCTGCAGCTGCGCCTGCACCGCGAGCCCACCGCGGCCGAGGTCGCCGAGGCGGCCGGGACCACCGAGAAGCGGGTGACCGAGCTGCGTGGGCTGGCCAAGGACGCGATCAGCCTGGACACCCCGGTCGGGGACACCGGGGAGACCCGGGTCGGCGACCTGATCGAGGACACCGAGGTGCTCCAGGCCGCGGACGTGGTCGAGTACGGCGCCTTCGCCCGGGAGCTGCGCGCGCTCATCGACACCCTGGCCCCGCGCGAGGCGATGATCATCACGTTGCGCTACGGCCTGCACGACGGCAAGCAGCACACGTTGCAGGAGGTCGCCGAGTACGTGGGCCTGACCCGGGAACGGGTGCGGCAGCTGGAGAAGCAGGCCATCCAGCAGCTGCGCGCCCCGGTCCGCCGCGAGCAGCTGGTGGCCTGGGCCGGGTAG
- a CDS encoding V-type ATPase 116kDa subunit family protein encodes MSSADRPATSRPAEPVRMRRVALLAPGDRLHAALRALAEAGTVQLDRVGDDQPVADEERISEFARSAVRHGEVAALTGWTPQAELPDLASRLAGIGGAAVPLPVPPGVLPPTLLCEGGQVRRSFAALVRTYGTVPYPDVDPTPLAGIAYVLMFGMMFGDAGHGLVLLAVALLLRTGRPRGLASLHAAWPFVGAAGFAAVLFGALYGEFFGPTGVLPVLWLAPLEDPMRLLTAGVAVGAVLLGAAYAVAIVNRWREGGPRLAVYASSGVAGLALFLGLASAAAGRYLGSGALTVAGGGIAVLGLVLAGIGFHAEAGGGTSGAAQAGVELLDTVIRLGSNLFSFARLAAFGLTHAALGWLVWTGTTSLCRAGWAGVLAGVLVFAAGNALAFTLEVLVAAVQALRLEFYELFSRVFVGTGEPFRPWRLPARDRPDGVVS; translated from the coding sequence ATGAGCTCGGCTGACCGGCCGGCCACCAGTCGTCCCGCCGAGCCGGTGCGGATGCGCCGGGTGGCGCTCCTGGCCCCGGGCGACCGGCTGCACGCGGCCCTGCGCGCGCTCGCCGAGGCAGGCACGGTGCAGTTGGACCGCGTCGGCGATGACCAGCCGGTGGCCGACGAGGAGCGGATCTCCGAGTTCGCCCGGTCGGCGGTGCGGCACGGCGAGGTCGCCGCGCTCACCGGCTGGACGCCGCAGGCCGAGCTGCCGGACCTCGCCTCGCGGCTGGCCGGGATCGGTGGTGCCGCGGTTCCCCTGCCAGTGCCACCGGGTGTCCTTCCCCCGACGCTGCTGTGCGAGGGCGGACAGGTTCGGCGGTCCTTCGCCGCGCTCGTGCGCACCTACGGGACCGTGCCCTACCCGGATGTCGACCCGACGCCGCTCGCGGGCATCGCCTACGTGCTGATGTTCGGCATGATGTTCGGTGACGCGGGGCACGGCCTGGTGCTGCTCGCCGTCGCGCTGCTGTTGCGCACGGGGCGGCCCCGCGGGCTCGCGTCGCTGCACGCGGCGTGGCCGTTCGTCGGTGCGGCCGGGTTCGCGGCCGTCCTGTTCGGGGCGCTGTACGGCGAGTTCTTCGGCCCGACCGGGGTGCTCCCGGTGTTGTGGCTGGCGCCGCTGGAGGATCCCATGCGGCTGCTCACCGCCGGGGTGGCGGTCGGTGCCGTGCTGCTCGGCGCCGCCTACGCGGTGGCCATCGTCAACCGCTGGCGCGAAGGCGGGCCCCGCCTGGCGGTCTACGCCTCCTCGGGTGTGGCGGGCCTGGCCCTGTTCCTCGGCCTCGCCAGCGCGGCGGCCGGCCGGTACCTCGGCTCCGGTGCGCTGACAGTGGCCGGCGGCGGGATCGCCGTGCTCGGTCTCGTGCTGGCCGGTATCGGCTTCCACGCCGAGGCGGGTGGCGGCACGAGTGGTGCGGCGCAGGCCGGTGTCGAGTTGCTCGACACCGTGATCAGGCTGGGGTCCAACCTGTTCTCCTTCGCCCGGCTCGCGGCGTTCGGCCTCACCCACGCGGCGCTGGGCTGGCTGGTCTGGACCGGCACGACAAGCCTGTGCCGTGCCGGATGGGCCGGCGTGCTGGCCGGGGTGCTCGTCTTCGCCGCGGGCAACGCGCTGGCGTTCACGCTCGAGGTGCTGGTCGCCGCGGTGCAGGCGCTGCGGCTGGAGTTCTACGAGCTGTTCTCGCGTGTCTTCGTCGGTACGGGCGAGCCGTTCCGCCCGTGGCGGCTGCCCGCGCGGGACAGGCCGGATGGGGTGGTGTCGTGA
- a CDS encoding FAD-dependent oxidoreductase, translating into MRANCVVVGGGPGGLLLTYLLARAGVPVTLLEAAPDFDRDFRGDSLHPYTLELLDSLGLAGDLLALPHHPARRFRFHTPKGTITVADYEGLASPFPYVALMPQVRFLDFLATAVAALPEGEIRMGAKVVDLTRDGDRVTGVRYRDGSGEHELSAAVVIGADGRYSRMRRLADLPVESLGASSDLLWFRLPREPADPPEADVDLFFGRDHYVALLGGVDDWQVGYTLPKGGFPQAKRAGVEPIRAFVRTHVPWLAPRIEALTSFDQITLLSLEIARAARWHRPGVLLIGDAAHVISPVGGNGILMAVQDAVATANHLVPALREGTVTEEVLAAVQAEREPAITAVQADQVRIEGRVAKARDQGRSLSPPGFLRLVTALPWVRRRSARRNAYGPNPPALLHQPPPAGAGSDRTGSNA; encoded by the coding sequence GTGCGTGCGAACTGCGTTGTCGTGGGCGGCGGCCCCGGCGGCCTGCTGCTGACCTACCTGCTGGCCAGGGCGGGCGTCCCGGTGACGCTGCTGGAGGCCGCGCCGGACTTCGACCGCGACTTCCGCGGCGACTCCCTGCACCCGTACACCCTGGAGCTCCTGGACTCCCTCGGGCTGGCCGGGGACCTGCTGGCGCTGCCGCACCACCCGGCCCGCCGGTTCCGGTTCCACACGCCCAAGGGCACGATCACCGTGGCCGACTACGAGGGCCTGGCCTCGCCGTTCCCGTACGTGGCGCTGATGCCGCAGGTGCGCTTCCTGGACTTCCTGGCGACCGCGGTCGCGGCGCTGCCCGAGGGCGAGATCCGCATGGGCGCCAAGGTGGTCGACCTGACCCGTGACGGCGACCGCGTGACCGGTGTGCGCTACCGGGACGGCTCCGGTGAGCACGAGCTGTCCGCCGCGGTGGTCATCGGCGCGGACGGCCGGTACTCCCGCATGCGCCGCCTGGCCGACCTGCCGGTGGAGTCCCTGGGCGCGAGCAGCGACCTGCTGTGGTTCCGCCTGCCCCGCGAACCGGCGGACCCGCCGGAGGCCGACGTGGACCTGTTCTTCGGGCGCGACCACTACGTGGCGTTGCTGGGCGGTGTGGACGACTGGCAGGTCGGCTACACCCTGCCCAAAGGCGGCTTCCCGCAAGCGAAACGGGCGGGCGTGGAGCCTATCCGGGCATTCGTGCGCACCCACGTGCCGTGGCTGGCCCCGCGCATCGAGGCGCTGACCTCCTTCGACCAGATCACCCTGCTGTCCCTGGAGATCGCCCGCGCCGCCCGCTGGCACCGCCCGGGTGTGCTGCTGATCGGCGACGCGGCCCACGTGATCTCCCCGGTGGGCGGCAACGGCATCCTGATGGCCGTCCAGGACGCGGTGGCCACCGCCAACCACCTCGTGCCCGCGCTGCGTGAGGGCACGGTCACCGAAGAGGTGCTGGCGGCGGTCCAAGCCGAACGCGAACCGGCGATCACCGCGGTCCAGGCCGACCAGGTCCGCATCGAAGGCCGCGTGGCCAAGGCCCGCGACCAGGGCCGTTCGCTGTCCCCGCCGGGCTTCCTGCGCCTGGTCACGGCCCTGCCCTGGGTGCGCCGCCGCTCCGC
- a CDS encoding MFS transporter, which yields MPPTTELRRARAAVAAVFLTNGAVYANLVPRYPQLKDELLLNNAELGTALAGMPLGALLAGLLAGVATRRFGSARVATLGNILLAGATVLASVSPVWFALATALFLAGVMDALADVAQNAHGLRVQRGYGRSIVNSFHGLWSIGAVTGGLMGTAAAGLAVPLPVHLGVSAGLFTLVSLAAYRFLLSGPDNADRAGSPSLRAVRGPAIRMLAVLSLLATCGAFVEDAGASWGAVYLSDSLRTTAATAGLAFVAMQVAMTAGRLTGDRAVDRFGQRAVVRFGGALTAVGMGVALAFPTVGTTLAGFALAGFGVATLIPAAMHTADELPGLPHGVGLTVVSWLLRIGFLISPPLVGLIADGVGLRVGLLTVVVAGVVTVVGGRVLANRP from the coding sequence GTGCCACCCACCACCGAGCTACGCCGTGCCCGCGCGGCCGTGGCGGCCGTGTTCCTGACCAACGGCGCGGTCTACGCCAACCTCGTGCCCCGCTACCCGCAGCTCAAGGACGAGCTGCTGCTCAACAACGCCGAACTGGGCACCGCGCTGGCCGGGATGCCCCTGGGCGCCCTGCTGGCGGGGCTGCTGGCCGGGGTGGCCACGCGGCGGTTCGGCTCGGCGCGGGTGGCCACGCTGGGCAACATCCTGCTGGCCGGGGCCACCGTGCTGGCCTCGGTGTCGCCGGTGTGGTTCGCGCTGGCCACGGCGCTGTTCCTGGCCGGGGTGATGGACGCGCTGGCCGACGTGGCGCAGAACGCGCACGGCCTGCGGGTGCAGCGCGGCTACGGCCGCTCGATCGTGAACTCCTTCCACGGCCTGTGGAGCATCGGCGCGGTCACCGGCGGTCTGATGGGCACCGCGGCGGCCGGTCTGGCCGTGCCGCTGCCGGTGCACCTGGGCGTCTCGGCGGGCCTGTTCACCCTGGTCTCGCTGGCCGCGTACCGCTTCCTGCTGTCCGGGCCGGACAACGCCGACCGCGCCGGGAGCCCGTCCCTGCGCGCGGTGCGGGGCCCGGCGATCCGCATGCTGGCGGTGCTGAGCCTGCTGGCGACCTGCGGCGCGTTCGTGGAGGACGCGGGCGCCTCGTGGGGCGCGGTCTACCTCAGCGACAGCCTGCGGACCACGGCCGCCACGGCGGGCCTGGCGTTCGTGGCCATGCAGGTGGCCATGACCGCGGGCAGGCTCACCGGCGACCGGGCGGTGGACCGCTTCGGCCAGCGCGCGGTCGTCCGGTTCGGGGGCGCGCTGACCGCGGTGGGCATGGGTGTGGCCCTGGCCTTCCCCACCGTGGGCACCACGCTGGCCGGGTTCGCGCTGGCCGGGTTCGGCGTGGCGACCCTGATCCCGGCGGCCATGCACACCGCCGACGAGCTGCCGGGCCTGCCCCACGGCGTCGGCCTCACCGTGGTCAGCTGGCTTCTGCGCATCGGCTTCCTCATCTCCCCGCCGCTGGTCGGCCTCATCGCGGACGGCGTGGGCCTGCGCGTGGGCCTGCTGACCGTGGTGGTGGCGGGTGTGGTCACCGTGGTGGGCGGACGGGTGCTGGCCAACCGGCCGTAG
- a CDS encoding sugar O-acetyltransferase, protein MTDGRTQRERMLAGDLYLASDPELAEAFLRASERAEDYNACSVRDPERRRRLLEEMLGSVGPEVEVRSPVRVDYGKHIHIGARSFVNYGLVALDVATITIGEDVQIGTNVQLVTPVHPIDPELRRAKWESAKPITIGDNVWLGSGVLVLPGVTIGENTVVGGGSVVSRDLPANVVAVGTPARVIKHIGT, encoded by the coding sequence ATGACCGACGGCCGCACCCAGCGCGAGCGCATGCTCGCCGGTGACCTGTACCTGGCCAGCGACCCCGAGCTCGCCGAGGCCTTCCTGCGGGCCAGCGAACGGGCCGAGGACTACAACGCGTGCTCGGTGCGCGACCCGGAGCGGCGCAGGCGGCTGCTGGAGGAGATGCTGGGCTCGGTGGGCCCGGAGGTCGAAGTCCGCTCCCCCGTCCGCGTCGACTACGGCAAGCACATCCACATCGGCGCGCGCAGCTTCGTCAACTACGGCCTCGTCGCCCTGGACGTCGCCACCATCACCATCGGCGAGGACGTGCAGATCGGCACGAACGTGCAGCTGGTGACGCCGGTGCACCCCATCGACCCGGAGCTGCGCCGGGCCAAGTGGGAGTCGGCCAAACCGATCACCATCGGGGACAACGTGTGGCTGGGCAGCGGCGTGCTGGTGCTGCCCGGGGTCACGATCGGGGAGAACACCGTGGTGGGCGGGGGTTCGGTGGTCTCACGGGACCTGCCCGCCAACGTGGTCGCGGTCGGCACCCCGGCCCGCGTGATCAAGCACATCGGCACGTGA